A region from the Poecilia reticulata strain Guanapo linkage group LG12, Guppy_female_1.0+MT, whole genome shotgun sequence genome encodes:
- the sowahb gene encoding titin isoform X2 — protein MQQVSLGLNTCGGRGFGELTEPTARPLRQQNLDEPSMATDFTQDAVLVFLQRCGGSAKNTELLAHFLPFLRDKPDNVGNRDRFKSFVNSVATVSKIDGVSTVTLRKKYRGHVPGAGSGRDSAEPGPVGASLSPAVSVAPPGDTERNPALPAAGIVVEESGTRLKYRGNPSPEPVQAGNWVPELSEVPYQSKXEEQNRLVSAPGGPAVRHQDYISEPIRWQEMPQESFVPAPTRRPEVPHQDRFPEPIRGQDYEPIGGHIVHHQDYTPRPPGRHEVPQQDFPHMPSRRVDKPHQRTAPEPVRGHIVGRQDHAPDPGERWDPPNQGTFSEPNKGRIVSRQDQSPDPIRGQKTSHQNRVAEPLRGHVGNRQDHFPGPVRRQQVLHQSPFPAPKRRRDVPHQDPRGYMISRVPEPIRGQNVFYQDPSRDPLRGREVSAHHPTPQPPRGQQSFYQVPQNPEHLGGWEIPYQDPIPEYLSGQQVSQNPEPLRGQRIPYQVPQNPEPLRGQWIPHQVPQIPEHLGGQEISYEDLVPEAFRGQNIYYQDPIPEYLSGHQIPQNIELRRGQQVPQNPEPLRVERVPQQIPEHLRGQEIPYEDPVPEAQNIFYQHQIPEYFSGHQVPQNREPLRGQQMSYDPVPEPIKGQEIYFLDSNPELHRGQKIPYQDPIPEYLSGQQIPQNPERLWTADPPEPERNLEPLRRQQVHQNPEPPNGQDIPQNPELRRVHQKNQEPLKGPQVPQNLEPLQRQQVPQNLEPLQRQQVPQNLEPLQRQQVPQNLEPPKKKQISQSPELRRVLQKNLEPPKEQQVPQAQEPLKGPQVPQNLEPLQRQQVPQNLEPPKEKQISQMPELRRVLQKNLEPPKEQQIPQNLEPLMGQQVPKSPELRRGQKISFQNPVPESPKGQQSPPQDPEPVGGHEPAPXLHQAPARRFRNRQSYRSAVSQDDDHKEEEEDVQIRRGSAGGPWPLNAPLSDVARATSASSXCIIESPAPPSSSSGSKVPQIYIQNSDVEVLASRSHSESKSRLEPGPVPVESVRXSLPLEAEFSTERHHDKRAARTSEPIGPHRNQRLSSSQSDIFDSPLDVRSSVSDWPPSGSSRTSGADNPAVSSTSLEVLQESNRTKPEPTARRSILKMPLHQSMGNLCDDLPQTTSRKLPLYLSSDXLNDHQQFASRGSSLNQSTDELYGDMKSSNSSIDSPRVTLRSAAARRMSSRLRNRICRSLGTDLDQEEGXVGLEDARLERLHRISSSLSLPHHLSSSSLSSSTTPPRCASPXASEGGRKEARRSLHSHNAGKSAVPLDALEHHWMVKAAAGAWPDVYALFRADSSLLNRQDFISGFTVLHWIAKHGDHRVINTLRYGMEQKGLSFDVNAKSTARQTPLHIAAIHGHKNIIRLLVKKFGADVKLRDAAGKKAWQYLSDRAPDILELLAAPPKAALTSGAENDDPGWKPPKQQQRRLRHHFSSASSGQRPQALTVAAKVSRSTSIAALLKPKSLQRF, from the exons ATGCAGCAGGTGAGTTTGGGGTTAAATACCTGCGGTGGGCGGGGCTTCGGTGAGCTGACAGAACCAACCGCCCGACCTTTGAGACAGCAGAACCTGGACGAGCCCAGCATGGCCACAGACTTCACTCAGGACGCGGTTCTGGTTTTCCTGCAGCGCTGCGGCGGTTCGGCGAAAAACACGGAGCTGCTGGCCCACTTCCTGCCCTTCCTGCGGGACAAACCGGACAACGTCGGGAACCGAGATCGCTTCAAGAGTTTCGTCAACTCGGTGGCAACCGTGTCGAAGATCGACGGGGTGTCCACCGTGACCCTCAGGAAGAAGTACAGAGGCCATGTCCCCGGTGCAGGTTCGGGCAGAGACTCCGCGGAACCCGGTCCGGTCGGAGCCAGCTTATCGCCGGCGGTAAGCGTCGCCCCACCGGGAGACACCGAGAGGAATCCCGCCCTACCTGCGGCTGGGATCGTGGTGGAGGAGAGCGGTACCAGGCTGAAGTACAGGGGAAACCCGAGTCCAGAACCCGTCCAGGCAGGAAACTGGGTTCCAGAACTATCAGAGGTTCCTTATCAGAGCAAAMCTGAGGAACAGAACAGGCTGGTTTCTGCACCTGGTGGTCCAGCTGTGAGACATCAGGACTACATCTCTGAGCCAATCAGATGGCAGGAAATGCCTCAAGAAAGTTTTGTTCCAGCCCCCACCAGAAGACCGGAAGTCCCCCATCAGGACCGCTTTCCAGAACCGATCAGAGGCCAGGACTATGAACCTATTGGAGGACATATTGTCCACCACCAGGACTACACACCCAGACCTCCTGGAAGGCATGAAGTCCCTCAACAGGACTTCCCCCATATGCCCTCTAGGAGAGTGGACAAACCACATCAGAGGACCGCTCCTGAACCCGTCAGAGGACACATCGTCGGCCGTCAGGACCATGCCCCAGACCCCGGTGAAAGGTGGGATCCCCCAAATCAGGGAACCTTCTCGGAACCCAATAAAGGACGTATCGTCAGCCGTCAGGACCAATCCCCAGATCCCATCAGAGGACAGAAGACCTCTCATCAGAACCGCGTTGCTGAGCCCCTCAGAGGACATGTTGGTAACCGTCAGGAYCACTTCCCAGGGCCTGTTAGGAGACAGCAGGTCCTTCATCAAAGTCCATTCCCAGCCCCCAAAAGAAGAAGGGATGTCCCACATCAGGATCCAAGAGGATATATGATTAGCCGTGTCCCAGAACCCATCAGAGGACAGAATGTGTTTTATCAGGACCCCAGCAGAGATCCCCTGAGAGGTCGGGAGGTCTCTGCCCACCATCCCACACCTCAACCACCAAGAGGACAGCAGAGCTTTTACCAGGTCCCTCAAAATCCAGAACACCTCGGGGGATGGGAAATTCCTTATCAGGATCCCATTCCTGAATACCTCAGTGGACAGCAGGTCTCCCAGAATCCAGAACCTCTCAGGGGACAGCGGATTCCTTATCAGGTCCCTCAAAATCCAGAACCTCTCAGAGGACAATGGATTCCTCATCAGGTCCCGCAGATACCAGAACACCTCGGGGGACAGGAGATTTCTTATGAAGACCTTGTCCCAGAAGCCTTCAGAGGACAGAACATCTATTATCAAGATCCCATTCCAGAATATCTCAGTGGACATCAGATTCCCCAAAATATAGAACTTCGTAGGGGACAGCAGGTCCCCCAGAATCCAGAACCTCTGAGGGTAGAACGGGTTCCTCAACAGATACCAGAACACCTTAGGGGGCAGGAGATTCCTTATGAGGACCCTGTCCCAGAAgcccaaaatatattttatcagCATCAAATTCCAGAATACTTCAGTGGACATCAGGTCCCCCAGAATCGAGAACCTCTTAGGGGACAGCAGATGTCTTATGACCCTGTTCCAGAACCTATCAAAGGACAGGAAATCTATTTTCTAGACTCCAATCCAGAGTTACAYAGAGGACAGAAGATTCCTTATCAGGATCCAATACCTGAATACCTAAGTGGACAGCAAATCCCCCAGAATCCAGAACGTCTGTGGACAGCAGATCCCCCAGAACCYGAGAGGAATCTAGAACCTCTCAGAAGACAGCAGGTCCACCAGAATCCAGAACCTCCTAATGGACAAGATATACCCCAGAATCCAGAACTACGTAGGGTACATCAGAAGAATCAAGAACCTCTTAAAGGACCGCAGGTCCCCCAAAATCTGGAACCTCTCCAGAGACAGCAAGTCCCCCAAAATCTGGAACCTCTCCAGAGACAGCAGGTTCCCCAAAATCTGGAACCTCTCCAGAGACAGCAGGTTCCCCAAAATCTTGAACCTCCTAAGAAAAAGCAGATCTCTCAGAGTCCTGAACTACGTAGGGTTCTTCAGAAAAACCTAGAACCTCCTAAGGAACAGCAGGTCCCCCAGGCTCAAGAACCTCTTAAAGGACCGCAGGTCCCCCAAAATCTGGAACCTCTCCAGAGACAGCAAGTCCCCCAAAATCTGGAACCTCCTAAGGAAAAGCAGATCTCTCAGATGCCAGAACTACGTAGGGTTCTTCAGAAAAACCTAGAACCTCCTAAGGAACAGCAGATCCCCCAGAATCTAGAACCTCTTATGGGTCAGCAG GTCCCCAAGAGTCCAGAACTACGTAGGGGTCAGAAAATCTCCTTCCAGAATCCCGTTCCTGAATCCCCCAAAGGACAGCAGAGTCCTCCTCAGGACCCAGAACCTGTTGGAGGACATGAACCCGCTCCTCRGCTCCATCAGGCTCCGGCCCGCCGCTTCAGAAACAGGCAGAGCTACAGATCAGCTGTTTCTCAGGATGATGACcacaaagaggaggaggaggatgtcCAGATCAGACGGGGCTCAGCAGGAGGTCCGTGGCCCCTGAACGCCCCTCTCAGTGACGTGGCGAGGGCCACGTCTGCCTCCTCAYCCTGCATCATAGAGTCCCCggctcctccctcctcttcctcagggaGTAAGGTTCCTCAGATCTACATCCAGAACTCGGACGTTGAAGTTCTGGCGTCTCGGTCCCACTCGGAGTCCAAGTCCAGACTAGAACCCGGACCTGTCCCGGTGGAGTCCGTGAGACRCAGTCTGCCTCTAGAAGCAGAGTTCAGCACCGAACGCCACCATGACAAGCGCGCTGCTCGGACCTCTGAACCAATCGGGCCCCATCGGAACCAGAGGCTGTCGTCCAGTCAGAGCGACATCTTCGACTCGCCGTTGGATGTGAGGTCCTCCGTCAGCGACTGGCCTCCGTCTGGGTCCTCCAGAACCTCCGGAGCAG ATAATCCTGCGGTTTCGTCGACGTCGCTGGAGGTTCTGCAGgagtccaacagaaccaaaccGGAACCTACGGCCCGTCGGTCCATCCTGAAAATGCCGCTCCATCAGTCGATGGGGAATCTCTGCGACGACCTGCCGCAGACGACCAGTCGGAAGCTGCCTCTCTACCTGTCCAGCGACCAWCTGAATGACCACCAGCAGTTCGCGTCCAGAGGATCATCCCTGAATCAGTCCACAG ATGARCTCTATGGTGACATGAAGTCGAGCAACAGCTCCATCGACTCGCCTCGCGTGACGCTCCGCTCGGCGGCGGCTCGGCGGATGAGCAGCCGACTGAGGAACCGGATTTGCCGCAGCTTGGGAACCGACTTGGACCAGGAAGAAGGCGSCGTAGGACTGGAGGACGCCAGACTGGAACGGCTTCACCGGATCTCGTCCTCGCTCAGTCTTCCCCACCACCTGTCCTCCTCGTCCCTGTCGTCCTCCACCACGCCGCCGCGATGCGCCAGCCCCGKCGCCTCAGAGGGCGGGAGGAAGGAAGCCAGGAGGAGCCTTCACTCTCACAACGCCGGAAAG TCTGCGGTTCCTCTGGACGCCCTGGAGCACCACTGGATGGTGAAGGCAGCGGCGGGAGCCTGGCCGGACGTCTACGCTCTGTTCAGGGCCGACTCCTCGCTGCTCAACCGGCAGGACTTCATCTCCGGCTTCACGGTTCTGCACTGGATCGCCAAACATGGCGACCACMGAGTCATCAACACCCTGCG
- the sowahb gene encoding titin isoform X4, with product MQQVSLGLNTCGGRGFGELTEPTARPLRQQNLDEPSMATDFTQDAVLVFLQRCGGSAKNTELLAHFLPFLRDKPDNVGNRDRFKSFVNSVATVSKIDGVSTVTLRKKYRGHVPGAGSGRDSAEPGPVGASLSPAVSVAPPGDTERNPALPAAGIVVEESGTRLKYRGNPSPEPVQAGNWVPELSEVPYQSKXEEQNRLVSAPGGPAVRHQDYISEPIRWQEMPQESFVPAPTRRPEVPHQDRFPEPIRGQDYEPIGGHIVHHQDYTPRPPGRHEVPQQDFPHMPSRRVDKPHQRTAPEPVRGHIVGRQDHAPDPGERWDPPNQGTFSEPNKGRIVSRQDQSPDPIRGQKTSHQNRVAEPLRGHVGNRQDHFPGPVRRQQVLHQSPFPAPKRRRDVPHQDPRGYMISRVPEPIRGQNVFYQDPSRDPLRGREVSAHHPTPQPPRGQQSFYQVPQNPEHLGGWEIPYQDPIPEYLSGQQVSQNPEPLRGQRIPYQVPQNPEPLRGQWIPHQVPQIPEHLGGQEISYEDLVPEAFRGQNIYYQDPIPEYLSGHQIPQNIELRRGQQVPQNPEPLRVERVPQQIPEHLRGQEIPYEDPVPEAQNIFYQHQIPEYFSGHQVPQNREPLRGQQMSYDPVPEPIKGQEIYFLDSNPELHRGQKIPYQDPIPEYLSGQQIPQNPERLWTADPPEPERNLEPLRRQQVHQNPEPPNGQDIPQNPELRRVHQKNQEPLKGPQVPQNLEPLQRQQVPQNLEPLQRQQVPQNLEPLQRQQVPQNLEPLQRQQVPQNLEPPKEKQISQMPELRRVLQKNLEPPKEQQIPQNLEPLMGQQVPQNLEPLMGQQVPKSPELRRGQKISFQNPVPESPKGQQSPPQDPEPVGGHEPAPXLHQAPARRFRNRQSYRSAVSQDDDHKEEEEDVQIRRGSAGGPWPLNAPLSDVARATSASSXCIIESPAPPSSSSGSKVPQIYIQNSDVEVLASRSHSESKSRLEPGPVPVESVRXSLPLEAEFSTERHHDKRAARTSEPIGPHRNQRLSSSQSDIFDSPLDVRSSVSDWPPSGSSRTSGADNPAVSSTSLEVLQESNRTKPEPTARRSILKMPLHQSMGNLCDDLPQTTSRKLPLYLSSDXLNDHQQFASRGSSLNQSTDELYGDMKSSNSSIDSPRVTLRSAAARRMSSRLRNRICRSLGTDLDQEEGXVGLEDARLERLHRISSSLSLPHHLSSSSLSSSTTPPRCASPXASEGGRKEARRSLHSHNAGKSAVPLDALEHHWMVKAAAGAWPDVYALFRADSSLLNRQDFISGFTVLHWIAKHGDHRVINTLRYGMEQKGLSFDVNAKSTARQTPLHIAAIHGHKNIIRLLVKKFGADVKLRDAAGKKAWQYLSDRAPDILELLAAPPKAALTSGAENDDPGWKPPKQQQRRLRHHFSSASSGQRPQALTVAAKVSRSTSIAALLKPKSLQRF from the exons ATGCAGCAGGTGAGTTTGGGGTTAAATACCTGCGGTGGGCGGGGCTTCGGTGAGCTGACAGAACCAACCGCCCGACCTTTGAGACAGCAGAACCTGGACGAGCCCAGCATGGCCACAGACTTCACTCAGGACGCGGTTCTGGTTTTCCTGCAGCGCTGCGGCGGTTCGGCGAAAAACACGGAGCTGCTGGCCCACTTCCTGCCCTTCCTGCGGGACAAACCGGACAACGTCGGGAACCGAGATCGCTTCAAGAGTTTCGTCAACTCGGTGGCAACCGTGTCGAAGATCGACGGGGTGTCCACCGTGACCCTCAGGAAGAAGTACAGAGGCCATGTCCCCGGTGCAGGTTCGGGCAGAGACTCCGCGGAACCCGGTCCGGTCGGAGCCAGCTTATCGCCGGCGGTAAGCGTCGCCCCACCGGGAGACACCGAGAGGAATCCCGCCCTACCTGCGGCTGGGATCGTGGTGGAGGAGAGCGGTACCAGGCTGAAGTACAGGGGAAACCCGAGTCCAGAACCCGTCCAGGCAGGAAACTGGGTTCCAGAACTATCAGAGGTTCCTTATCAGAGCAAAMCTGAGGAACAGAACAGGCTGGTTTCTGCACCTGGTGGTCCAGCTGTGAGACATCAGGACTACATCTCTGAGCCAATCAGATGGCAGGAAATGCCTCAAGAAAGTTTTGTTCCAGCCCCCACCAGAAGACCGGAAGTCCCCCATCAGGACCGCTTTCCAGAACCGATCAGAGGCCAGGACTATGAACCTATTGGAGGACATATTGTCCACCACCAGGACTACACACCCAGACCTCCTGGAAGGCATGAAGTCCCTCAACAGGACTTCCCCCATATGCCCTCTAGGAGAGTGGACAAACCACATCAGAGGACCGCTCCTGAACCCGTCAGAGGACACATCGTCGGCCGTCAGGACCATGCCCCAGACCCCGGTGAAAGGTGGGATCCCCCAAATCAGGGAACCTTCTCGGAACCCAATAAAGGACGTATCGTCAGCCGTCAGGACCAATCCCCAGATCCCATCAGAGGACAGAAGACCTCTCATCAGAACCGCGTTGCTGAGCCCCTCAGAGGACATGTTGGTAACCGTCAGGAYCACTTCCCAGGGCCTGTTAGGAGACAGCAGGTCCTTCATCAAAGTCCATTCCCAGCCCCCAAAAGAAGAAGGGATGTCCCACATCAGGATCCAAGAGGATATATGATTAGCCGTGTCCCAGAACCCATCAGAGGACAGAATGTGTTTTATCAGGACCCCAGCAGAGATCCCCTGAGAGGTCGGGAGGTCTCTGCCCACCATCCCACACCTCAACCACCAAGAGGACAGCAGAGCTTTTACCAGGTCCCTCAAAATCCAGAACACCTCGGGGGATGGGAAATTCCTTATCAGGATCCCATTCCTGAATACCTCAGTGGACAGCAGGTCTCCCAGAATCCAGAACCTCTCAGGGGACAGCGGATTCCTTATCAGGTCCCTCAAAATCCAGAACCTCTCAGAGGACAATGGATTCCTCATCAGGTCCCGCAGATACCAGAACACCTCGGGGGACAGGAGATTTCTTATGAAGACCTTGTCCCAGAAGCCTTCAGAGGACAGAACATCTATTATCAAGATCCCATTCCAGAATATCTCAGTGGACATCAGATTCCCCAAAATATAGAACTTCGTAGGGGACAGCAGGTCCCCCAGAATCCAGAACCTCTGAGGGTAGAACGGGTTCCTCAACAGATACCAGAACACCTTAGGGGGCAGGAGATTCCTTATGAGGACCCTGTCCCAGAAgcccaaaatatattttatcagCATCAAATTCCAGAATACTTCAGTGGACATCAGGTCCCCCAGAATCGAGAACCTCTTAGGGGACAGCAGATGTCTTATGACCCTGTTCCAGAACCTATCAAAGGACAGGAAATCTATTTTCTAGACTCCAATCCAGAGTTACAYAGAGGACAGAAGATTCCTTATCAGGATCCAATACCTGAATACCTAAGTGGACAGCAAATCCCCCAGAATCCAGAACGTCTGTGGACAGCAGATCCCCCAGAACCYGAGAGGAATCTAGAACCTCTCAGAAGACAGCAGGTCCACCAGAATCCAGAACCTCCTAATGGACAAGATATACCCCAGAATCCAGAACTACGTAGGGTACATCAGAAGAATCAAGAACCTCTTAAAGGACCGCAGGTCCCCCAAAATCTGGAACCTCTCCAGAGACAGCAAGTCCCCCAAAATCTGGAACCTCTCCAGAGACAGCAGGTTCCCCAAAATCTGGAACCTCTCCAGAGACAGCAG GTCCCCCAAAATCTGGAACCTCTCCAGAGACAGCAAGTCCCCCAAAATCTGGAACCTCCTAAGGAAAAGCAGATCTCTCAGATGCCAGAACTACGTAGGGTTCTTCAGAAAAACCTAGAACCTCCTAAGGAACAGCAGATCCCCCAGAATCTAGAACCTCTTATGGGTCAGCAGGTCCCCCAGAATCTAGAACCTCTTATGGGTCAGCAGGTCCCCAAGAGTCCAGAACTACGTAGGGGTCAGAAAATCTCCTTCCAGAATCCCGTTCCTGAATCCCCCAAAGGACAGCAGAGTCCTCCTCAGGACCCAGAACCTGTTGGAGGACATGAACCCGCTCCTCRGCTCCATCAGGCTCCGGCCCGCCGCTTCAGAAACAGGCAGAGCTACAGATCAGCTGTTTCTCAGGATGATGACcacaaagaggaggaggaggatgtcCAGATCAGACGGGGCTCAGCAGGAGGTCCGTGGCCCCTGAACGCCCCTCTCAGTGACGTGGCGAGGGCCACGTCTGCCTCCTCAYCCTGCATCATAGAGTCCCCggctcctccctcctcttcctcagggaGTAAGGTTCCTCAGATCTACATCCAGAACTCGGACGTTGAAGTTCTGGCGTCTCGGTCCCACTCGGAGTCCAAGTCCAGACTAGAACCCGGACCTGTCCCGGTGGAGTCCGTGAGACRCAGTCTGCCTCTAGAAGCAGAGTTCAGCACCGAACGCCACCATGACAAGCGCGCTGCTCGGACCTCTGAACCAATCGGGCCCCATCGGAACCAGAGGCTGTCGTCCAGTCAGAGCGACATCTTCGACTCGCCGTTGGATGTGAGGTCCTCCGTCAGCGACTGGCCTCCGTCTGGGTCCTCCAGAACCTCCGGAGCAG ATAATCCTGCGGTTTCGTCGACGTCGCTGGAGGTTCTGCAGgagtccaacagaaccaaaccGGAACCTACGGCCCGTCGGTCCATCCTGAAAATGCCGCTCCATCAGTCGATGGGGAATCTCTGCGACGACCTGCCGCAGACGACCAGTCGGAAGCTGCCTCTCTACCTGTCCAGCGACCAWCTGAATGACCACCAGCAGTTCGCGTCCAGAGGATCATCCCTGAATCAGTCCACAG ATGARCTCTATGGTGACATGAAGTCGAGCAACAGCTCCATCGACTCGCCTCGCGTGACGCTCCGCTCGGCGGCGGCTCGGCGGATGAGCAGCCGACTGAGGAACCGGATTTGCCGCAGCTTGGGAACCGACTTGGACCAGGAAGAAGGCGSCGTAGGACTGGAGGACGCCAGACTGGAACGGCTTCACCGGATCTCGTCCTCGCTCAGTCTTCCCCACCACCTGTCCTCCTCGTCCCTGTCGTCCTCCACCACGCCGCCGCGATGCGCCAGCCCCGKCGCCTCAGAGGGCGGGAGGAAGGAAGCCAGGAGGAGCCTTCACTCTCACAACGCCGGAAAG TCTGCGGTTCCTCTGGACGCCCTGGAGCACCACTGGATGGTGAAGGCAGCGGCGGGAGCCTGGCCGGACGTCTACGCTCTGTTCAGGGCCGACTCCTCGCTGCTCAACCGGCAGGACTTCATCTCCGGCTTCACGGTTCTGCACTGGATCGCCAAACATGGCGACCACMGAGTCATCAACACCCTGCG